The following is a genomic window from Pseudomonas sp. FP2335.
ACATCTCGGGAAACAAACTGATCACTTCAATGCGCAGATTAGCCACGCTTAGAAGTCCGCATCCCATTCCACCTTCATCTCGCCCGCTGCCAGGTCGACGGCCAGCACGCATTGCTCGGTATACGGCAACAGGCGTTCGCGATCATCCAGGCTGCCAGCGCAAGGCTTGACCACCATTACATCATTGGCGCCGGTTTCCAGAAGATGATCGATTTTCCCGAGCAATTGCCCGAGTTGATCAACAACCTTCAGACCTTCCAGCTGGTACCAGTAGTACTCGCCGTCGGTCAATTCAGGGAACAGGTTACGCGGCACGCAGATCTCATAACCGGCCAGAAGACGAGCTTCTTCACGATCATCAAGACCCTTGAGCTTTGCGACCAGGAACTTGTCGCTCCCGCGTCCACTGACCAGCTCGACCTGT
Proteins encoded in this region:
- the rimM gene encoding ribosome maturation factor RimM (Essential for efficient processing of 16S rRNA) translates to MNATPAVADDLIVIGKIYSVHGVRGEVKVYSFTDPTENLLQYKTWTLKREGSVKQVELVSGRGSDKFLVAKLKGLDDREEARLLAGYEICVPRNLFPELTDGEYYWYQLEGLKVVDQLGQLLGKIDHLLETGANDVMVVKPCAGSLDDRERLLPYTEQCVLAVDLAAGEMKVEWDADF